CAAATTGTTTGGCAGGACCAAAACCCAACCATTCCCCTTCAAAAAGCCGACATCCATAGGCACGACAAATGTCCGGGGTTTTATCCGTACTGCCGCTGTCGTATACCACAATATCCCGTATCCAGCGAATCGATTCCAGGCATCGCCGGATATTTTTTTCCTCATTTTTCACAATGAGGGCAGCTGAAAGAGAGAACGGTGTTTTTTCAGACATCCCGCAAGAGAATATAGTTTTTAAATTGTCCCACCGGCCGGTTCAATGCCCGTTCAACCAAGGTGGTTAAGCGGTAACGGAGGGTTTCATGTTTATGTTTTTTTCTCAAAGGATTCGGTTTACCTGAGTACTGCAATTTATCTTTCCAGTCCATGGATTGAATTTTTTCTTTCATAACTTTCGGATGACTTCCCTTAAAACGCCCCAGGTGTTGCAGGGGACCATAGTCAAATTCCTTTGGCGCCTTGTCGTAATAATCCTTAGCCCGTCCCAGACCCCAATGTAATCCGGACAAAGCCCGGCTTTTTGATTGCATCAGATAAGGCGGGCGAACCCATCCGTAATGATAAATCCAGGCATTTACAGAAGCAACTTTGAGCTTCCGGGTTCCTTCCGGCTGGCGGGGATTGTCGTAATAGTCAAATGCACGAAAAGACTGGGCACTTTCGTAAGAGTGAATATCGGAACGATTCCGAATAATCCGGATTTCATGGGGATACCATCCGTGACTGATATGGTAATGATCATAATCTCCCCAGAAATGACGGTATTTAAATAAAAGTCCCTCCACTTCGGGATTATCAATGAGTTCTTCACAGCGGGCTTTAATGACCGGCAGGTCATTTTCATGCAGCACCTCGTCTGCCTGAAGGTATAATAGCCAGTCCCCGGTGCATTGCTTTTTGGCAATATCGGTCTGAATGGCATTGATGATGCCTTTTTTAAAATATTTTTCATCCCATTGGGTATCAATAATCTTTATTTTGGCATCCCCAATGGCCTCTATGGCTTCCCGGGTCCCGTCATCGGATTTTCCCACTGCCACAACGAATTCATCCACCAAGGGCAGGGCTGATTTAATGGATTCTACAATGGGATAATAGAGATTGATTCCATTCCGAACGAAGGAGAAACCGCTTATTTTCATCATCTTTCCTTATTTGTGCCGATAATTTAGAGAATATTCTGACGTATATTCAGGATAAATAATAAAATTTATCTCCTGTAAAATCAAGTCGGGTACTTCCGGTGTTTTATGAGAGATACCTTTAAACATGCATGATATTATATTTTTATTCACGAAGTGATTTTCCCAAGGATCACCGGTTTTCGGGCACCGGTTACTGAAGGGATATTTCCCGGAATCCGACGAATACAGGCAACGGCCAGAATGGCAAAGCCAAGGGCTTCCTTGGAATCCGGATCCACGCCGGCATCTTTGACGGATTTAACCTGAATTCCCTTAAGCTTTTCTTTCAGGTAGTTTATAATCAAGGGGTGCCGACTTCCTCCTCCCCCGGCCAGCAACTCAGACAGTGTATATGGATCCCGGTATTTTAAAACACTGTCCGCAATGGTTTCAGCGGTCAATGCCGCCAGGGTTGCAAGCTGGGACGGCCCATCCATGCTTTCCAGTTCCTCCCGGTGCTCATTCAGCCAGTCTGCACCGAATTCATCCCGTCCGGTGGATTTTGGCGGATTTTTCAGGATAAAGGGGTGTCTTTTCCATGTATTCAATATATCCTGGTGTATTTTTCCTTTCAGTGCTTTTTCACCATTGGTGTCATAAGGCCCTTCATAAAGTTGACGATATCGTTCATCCAGCAATCCCATGCCCGGTCCTGTATCAAACCCTAAAACCGGAAGATGAATCCGGGACGGAGGAATCAGACTGATATTAGCCACGCCACCGATATTTAAAAGGCAACGGCCCGTGTCTTTTTTTTGAAAAAGCCACAGATCCACAGCCGGAATCAACGGTGCCCCCGTCCCTCCGGCAGCAATATCCGCTGCCCTGAAATCAGAAACAACAGGAACATTCAGTGTATCGGCCAAAAAAGAGGGTTCACCTATCTGAAGCGTGGAATGCCCACTGATATGATGCAGGGTTTGTCCATGGGATCCGATTAAATCCACCGATGAAATGTGATGCCTTTTCAGACTTTCCGACACTTCACGGGCATAAAAACGTCCCAGATCATAATGCAAAGCACACATTTCCGGCACATGCCCCGTTAAATTCTCGCGAATTCTCTCTTTTAATTTTGAAGGAAAAGGAACTGAATCGCTATACAACACCTTATATTGGAGCCCTTTCTGTGTCAGATCAATATCCGCCACACAAATGTCCAATCCATCCATGGATGTCCCGGTCATAAGGCCAACAGTCCGGATCATTCCCTTTTTCCGCATCACTTTCTGTAGTTCCATGTTTATCCTTTCTTTGAGATGGGAATTTATCAAACAAAAAGATGCGGGTAAAGAGAGGATGCTGTTTCACAGATATGAAATAATGGACAGGAAAGAGAACCATCTGAAAATTGTGAAAGATTCACCATACGATAAAAAAGTTTTCGTAAATTTCAACTTGACCAAAAATCGGGGAATCTCATGGACATGGATACAATCCGCATTACGGGAGCACGGGAACATAATCTGAAAAACATTTCAGTTTCCATACCCCGGAATAAACTGGTGGTCGTGACGGGATTGTCTGGAAGCGGCAAATCGTCACTGGCTTTTGACACTTTGTATGCCGAAGGACAGCGTCGTTATGTGGAGTCTCTTTCATCCTATGCCCGTCAGTTTTTAGGACTGATGGAAAAGCCTGATGTGGATTATATTGAAGGATTATCTCCGGCAATTTCCATTGAGCAGAAGACAAC
The sequence above is drawn from the Candidatus Neomarinimicrobiota bacterium genome and encodes:
- a CDS encoding anhydro-N-acetylmuramic acid kinase — its product is MELQKVMRKKGMIRTVGLMTGTSMDGLDICVADIDLTQKGLQYKVLYSDSVPFPSKLKERIRENLTGHVPEMCALHYDLGRFYAREVSESLKRHHISSVDLIGSHGQTLHHISGHSTLQIGEPSFLADTLNVPVVSDFRAADIAAGGTGAPLIPAVDLWLFQKKDTGRCLLNIGGVANISLIPPSRIHLPVLGFDTGPGMGLLDERYRQLYEGPYDTNGEKALKGKIHQDILNTWKRHPFILKNPPKSTGRDEFGADWLNEHREELESMDGPSQLATLAALTAETIADSVLKYRDPYTLSELLAGGGGSRHPLIINYLKEKLKGIQVKSVKDAGVDPDSKEALGFAILAVACIRRIPGNIPSVTGARKPVILGKITS
- a CDS encoding glycosyltransferase family 2 protein, whose product is MKISGFSFVRNGINLYYPIVESIKSALPLVDEFVVAVGKSDDGTREAIEAIGDAKIKIIDTQWDEKYFKKGIINAIQTDIAKKQCTGDWLLYLQADEVLHENDLPVIKARCEELIDNPEVEGLLFKYRHFWGDYDHYHISHGWYPHEIRIIRNRSDIHSYESAQSFRAFDYYDNPRQPEGTRKLKVASVNAWIYHYGWVRPPYLMQSKSRALSGLHWGLGRAKDYYDKAPKEFDYGPLQHLGRFKGSHPKVMKEKIQSMDWKDKLQYSGKPNPLRKKHKHETLRYRLTTLVERALNRPVGQFKNYILLRDV